The DNA sequence AGCCACTTACGCAACAGGCCGGCTCTACTTCCCGCGGAGCTGGGCCGGCCCGCCGTTTCTCACTGTCAGATTCGGCAGAGCGATAGCTCGCTCGCCCGATCAGAAGTAGTATTTGAAGCCCAATTGCACGTTCCGGTTGCCCACCTTGGTGCCGGTGATCTGGCCAAAGCTGGTGGAACCGAAACTGCCGGAGGGGTCGCTAAATACCGGGTGATTGAAGGCGTTCTGCGCCTCGAGACGGAACTCGAAACGCTGACGTTCCGTCACCTGGAAGCTCTTCAGCAGAGCGGCGTCGAACATCGACATGCCCGGGCCGCGGTACTTGAGAGTGCGGGGGGCGGAACCAGGGACGTCGATGTCTGGTTTGGTGAACGCGGCGGTGTTGAACCAGCCGTTTGTGCGGCTCTGAGCGGATCCCGACGTCGAGGGATCGCCCACCAAATTTGGACGCTGCGTGCCGTCCCAAATGTTTCCGCCCGACTGCGTGACTTGCAGAGGCATGCCCGTGGAGAGGGTTGCCAGACCGCTGACATTCCACCCGCCCGCCAGCAGTTGCCAGGCGCGGTTCATGTTCGCGCCCCACTTGCGCCCTTTGCCGAAGGGCATCTCATAGGCTCCGGTGAATACGGCGCGATGCGAGATGTCGTGGGACGAGAGTGAGCGTTCGCCGCGCAGGTCCCAGATGTTCTGAAGGGACGAGTTCCCGCCGAGCCAACCGTAGTTGCCCGAGCCATAGGAGGCATCGTCGATCATCTTCGACCATGTGTAGTGGGCCAGCATGGTCAGCCCCTTCGAATAGCGCTTTTCCCACTTCAGTTGGAGGGCATGGTAGTTCGAGTCGGCACGGGGCGGTTCGGCCGTGCCGACGCTGGTCCCGTCGAACTGCGGCATGGGGCGCAGCAGCCGGTACAACTGGATGGTCGGGTTCTTGAGGTTGGTCGCCCGGGGGTCGGTGATCTGGCCGTAGAACGGGTTCGTCACGGCGGCGGTGAGCGCGTTACGGCCCATCGACCAATACTGCGGCGCCAGGGGTGAGAGCGTCGTGACAGGAAGGAACAGGTGTGTTCCCCGGCTGCCGGTATAGTTTACTTCGAAGACAGACTGCCAACCAACCTCCCGCTGAACCGAGAGGTTCCAGGAGTGGTACTCGGGGTTGCGGCTGTTGCTGCCGAGGATGGTGCCGGCGCCAAGACCGATGAAGGTGGCGTCGCCCAGCGAACGGCCAGGGGGCAGCAGCATGCCGTCCGGATACGGGTTGTTCAGCTTGGCGTAAAGCGTTGCGTTGGAGTCCAGTGAGGAGTTCGAAGTGGAGTTGACGTTGAACCCGGCGCCGGTGTGGCCGTACACGGTGGCCCGGCTCAGTTGATAGAAAAGGCCGTAGCCGGCGCGGATGGCCGTCTTGTTGTTCAATGCGTAGGCCAGGCCAATGCGCGGCTGCCAGTTGTTCATATCCGAGTTGAATGGCGAGCGCTTGTCGTCGTCGTTGAATCGGAAGACTCCGCGAGTGTTATACCCGGGCACCTGCACAGGGGATTGGGCATCCAGATCCCAATAGCTTTGCCGGTTCGTGGTTTCCCAGCGGGGGACGTCGAAATCGTAGCGCAGGCCGAGGTTCACCGTGAGCTTGCGGGTCAGCTTCCAGTCGTCCTGGAAGTAGAAGCCCCAGTAGGCCGATCTGGTGAACGCCTTCGGGTCGATGTGGAATTGATTGGACGTCCACCATCCGGTCAACATCGTGGCAAAGCCGTTGCCCTGATCGCCGGGGCAGGAGAAACGGTCTTTACAGGTGATGCCGCGCGCGAAGGAATACTGACCCGAGGGATAGCCGGGCTGCGCGTAGTCCAGGAAGTTCTTCCGGTACTCACCGCCGAACTTCATGCTGTGGCCCCCGATGAACTTGCTCGCCGACGTCGAGACGTGATGCACACCCTCCTGGCGGTCCATCACCACCCAGCCTTCCGTGCCGATGTCCTGGTAGCCTTCCGGCGCGATGGTGGGGAAGACGGGCAGAGTGGAGTTGTCCTTCATGTACTTCGGGAAGCCCAGCGTGGTGAGGTCGAAATTGGGCATCATCGGGTTCCTGGTGTATGTGGAGTAGGTAAGGCCGTAGCGAGCGGACCACAGGAAGCTGGGGCTCTGGGCGCGCGAGAACTCCACCACCATGGCGTGCGTGGTGCCCTTGTTCGGGCCGTCATTGAACGTGAAGGCGGGGTTGCCGTCACCGAAGAGGTTCACCGGGGTGCCGACGCCGCGGTTGTAGCTGTAGCGGCCGGTGAGGCGGCTCTTATCACTGAAGTTGTGGTCGCCTTTGAGATTGGTCTGCTGCCCGGTGCTGAGGTTGATCCCTTGTTCATACCAGTTGTTGGTTTCGGTAAACGGCGCGCCGGACTGATTGGGCGTGGGGAAGTATTCCAGAGCCTTCAGCGCGATTGGGTCCATCATCGCTTTCGGCACGATGTTGCCGGCGAACGGCCTGCGCTCGATATTGCCCGCCGCGTTGGTGAACGTATCGAACGGGTTGTAGATCGTCATCAACTGGCCCGAGGAATTGAATGTCTGCGAGAAGTTGCCGTCACGCTGCAGCAGCGTTGGCCACGACGCGGTCTGCTCGGTCGGACTTTTGGACTTTGTGTACTCGTACGAAGCGAAGAAGAATGTCTTGTTCCTGACCACCGGGCCGCCAATGACCCCGCCGAGTTGATCGCGGCGGTAGTAGGGTCGGTCGCGGCCCGAACGATTGGAAAACCAGTTGTTCGAGTTCAGATCCGAGTGCCGCAGGAAATAGTAACCGGTGCCGTGATACTCATTGGTGCCGGATTTGGTCACCATATTCACGACCGCGCCCCCGGTCTGTCCATATTCGGCGCTGAAGAAATTCGTCTGCATCTTGAACTCCTGCACCGCGTCGACCGACGGACTGAATTTCAAATCCGTGATGCCGGAGTTCTGCTCCACCGTCACGACGGTGACACCGTCCAGAAGGACGTCCGAAGTGGAGTTGCGCGAGCCGTTCGCGACGAAGTTGGTGTTTGCGTCGGAGTTGGCGCGTCCACCCGACCCTACGACGCCGGGTGTCATGTAGGTCAAGCCCATCGCGTTCCTGCCTATGTTGGGCAGCGAGAGAATGTATTTGTTTTCGATTACTTGGCCCAGATTGGAAATTGTGGTGTTTAGCAGAGCGGCGCTGGCGGTGACCTCGACGGCGGTGGCGATGTCACCCACCTGAAGTTGGATGTCCAGGGTTGCCTGCTGCTGAACGGCGAGGGTGAGGGCTGTCTGGACGTACTTGCGAAAGCCCTTAGCCTCGACGCTTACGTTGTAGAGGCCGGGCGGCAACGCGGCCAATTGGAATCGCCCGGAATCGTCCGCGATCGCGGAGTGTGTAACGTTCCGTTCCGATTCGGTGATGACGATTCTGGCGGAGGGTATGGCCGCCCCGCTCGCATCGGTAACGGTGCCGCGAACCGCGGCGGTGAAGGACTGGGCGGACAGGGCAGCGGCAAAGAGAGCACAGACGAGGCTCAACCGCATACACTTTTGGTGACGGAGCATGGCACCTTCCCCTCGGCAATGTCGCGACCGCGGAGCGCGATTCCTCAGGCGCTCAGTCGCATTGAATACCTTATGTCATTGGGGTACATAAATGTCAAGGATAAACGAGCTAATGTATCTCGGATATCTTTCTGGCCACCTCAATTCACAGAGACCCTGGCCCCTTGGGCTGGGGGAGCGCGACAATGAAGCGAATGGGACAGATCGAGGATGTTCAGCGTAAGGCAATGCAATGGAAGATCTTGCACGCCAGTGTAGCGGAATCACCCGTGTGAATCAGCGGATTGTGCGATGGGAGGGACGCTGGATTCGGGCGCGTTTCCCCGGCCGTCGAGTCGCGGGTAACGTAAGCCATATGACAGACACGAGGCCCTTGTCACAACCTGGGGAGCCGGGTATCAGCTATCTCACCGCTGAGGAGTGCGCCTGACAATGCGCGTAATCAAATGCAAAACGGGCGGCAATCCCGCTCAGGACAGCCGCCCGCTTCTCGACTTTCCGAACTCTATGCCAACTGGTGAATCAATCCGTAAACCGGCTTCAGCGTCGGATACAGCACGCTGAATACCTCATACCCACGGTCGTACGCTGCCGACTCATGCACGCTTGGGATCAGGCAGTCCTTCTCTTTCACGGCCACTTCGCAGACCTCTTCGATGCTCTTGTACTCGCCCGCCGAGGCCAGGGCCAGCAGCGCCGCACCATACGCCGAACCTTCCGAATTCTCCAACGTCGAAATGCCGCGCCGGAAAATGTCGGCCAGCATCTGCCGCCAGAACAGGCTCTTGGCTCCGCCACCCGACGCCCGCACGGCGTTCACCTCCACGCCCATGCCTTCGATCACACCCAGGCAATCCTTGAGGCTGTAGCTGACGCCCTCGATGATCGAGCGCACCATGTCCCCGCGGCCGTGCTTGGCCGTCAGGCCGATCCAGCCGCCGCGCGCAATCGGATCCAGGTGCGGCGTACGCTCGCCCATCAGGTAAGGCAGCCAGTACAGCCCGTGCGACAGCGGCGGAGCCTGCTGCGCCTCGGCCAGCAGGGCGTCGTAGTCCATGCCTGTCGTGAAATGATTCCGGAACCATTGCAGGCTCAGGCCCGCGCCCTGCGTCACGCCCATGACGTGCCACTTACCGCGCACTGCGTGGCAGAACGTGTGTACCCGGCCGGTCGGGTCGTATTGCGGCCGGTCGAGATACGCGAACACCACGCCGGAGGTGCCAATCGTACAGGACGCCACGCCGCTCTTCACGATGCCGTTGCCAATGCCGCTGGCGGCCTGATCGCCGGCGCCGCCCACGACGGGGGTGCCTTCCTTCAGGCCCGTGGCTTTGGCCGCCGCTTTGCTGATCGCTCCGGTGACATCCGCTGATTCCTTCACTTCCGGCAGCAGAGACGAATCCAACTTGAGCCGCTCCATCATCGGAGCCGACCAGCGGCGTGTCACCACGTCGAGCAAGCCCGTGCCCGACGCGTCGCTCACTTCCGTCGCGTGCTCGCCCGTCAACTTGAACCGGACATAGTCCTTCGGCAGCAGCATCTTCTTCGCTTTTTCGAAGTTCGCCGGTTCGTTGTCGCGCACCCACAGCAACTTCGGCAGCGTAAACCCGGTCAGCATCGGGTTCGCGGTGTGCGCCACCACATTCGCCTTGCCAACGGTCTGGTGGATGAAGTCCACCTGCGGCTGGCTGCGCTGGTCGCACCAGATCAAGGCTGGCCGCACCACCTCGTTGTTCGCGTCCAGCAGTACGAGCCCGTGCATCTGGCCGGACAGTCCGACTGCCTTCACTTCGGCGCCCGACACTCCGGCTTCCTTCAGTACACCCTGCACGGCCTTCTGTGCGGCGCTCCACCAATCCTCAGGACACTGCTCGGCCCACAAGGGCCGCTCCATCTTCATCTCTTCATGCGGCGCCGTGAAGCCTGCCTTCACCTTGCCTTGCGCATCCACCAACAGGGCGCGGCTGCCGCCCGTGCCGATATCAATTCCAAGCCAATACATAGTGATGAGTCCTTTGCTAAATCTCCACTTGCTTCAGCTCACCCGAGCACTGAAATGGCAGGCAGGCCGCGCCATACAATCCTGCCTCGCCGCCAAGGGTTGCTCTCTCGATCCTTGTCTTCGTGTTGCGGTAGGTGAAGCTGCGCTTTTCCACTTCCCGGAAAATCGCCGGGGCGAACAAATCCCATGCCGGCAGCGGACCGCCGCTCAGCAGATACAACGGGAAATTGAAAATGTTGACCAGGTTCCCAATAGCGATGCCGAGGGCCGTGCCCATCAGTTCAAAGACGTGGCGCGCCTTCCTGGCGTCCTCCCCTTCGCCCATGGCGATCTGGTACACGTCCTTGGAACTCGGATTCTCACCGAGATGCAGTAACCGCCCCATGGAGGCGACCGCGGTAGCCGAGGCGTGTTTTTCCAGGCAGCCCTCATTGCCGCAGCCGCACGGATTTCCGCCGGGGATCACCGTCATGTGGCCCAGTTCGGCTGCCATGCCCACGAAGCCGTGCAGAATCCGCCCACCCGAGATGATTCCGCCGCCGATGCCCGTGCCCAGCGTCAGCAGCACCAGGTCGTCCACATCCTGGCCCGCGCCCAGCCACTTCTCCCCTAGCGCTGCCGCATTCGCGTCGTTCTCCAAAATCACAGGCTTGCCCAGTCTCTCGCTCAAATCATCGCGGAGAGGGAAGCCGTCAAAGGCCGGCAGGTTGTTCGAGCCCACGATGAGGCCCTTCTTGATCTCGATGAAGCCGGGCACGGCGACGCCGATGCCCGCCAGTCGCTCCGGCCCAAACTCATCGCGCAACGCCCGGATAGCCGTGACGATGTCTTCGATCACCGCATCGCGGCCCTCTCGCAGGTTGGTCTTCCCGGAGATCTTGCCCAGCTGTTTTCCGTCGGAATCGATGGCCGACGCCCGGAGATTTGTGCCCCCCAGGTCGACTCCTATCGAGTAGCGGTTTGTCGTCCCCATGAAGCCGCATGATAACAAACTCGATGGTCCGAATTTACTCCAACCGTCGATTTCCGCTACTTTGAGGCACTCTGCCCCGTTGCGCCCAGCGCCTTCAACAGGAATGCGTAGTCGAATGCCGTGTCCTTGAACCGCTCGTACCGGCCCGAAGCCCCAAAGTGGCCCGCACCCATGTTCGTCTTCAGCAGCAGCAAGTTGGATCCCTTCTTCATGGTCCGCAGCTTCGCCACCCACTTGGCCGGCTCCCAATAGCTCACGCGCGGATCGTTCAGGCCGGCCGTCACCAGCATGTTCGGATACACCTGACGCTCCACGTTGTCGTAGGGAGAGTACGTCCGCATGTAACTGTAGTATTTCGGATCTTCCGGGTTGCCCCATTCCTCATACTCTCCAACCGTCAGGGGCAGGGAAGCGTCCATCATCGTGCTCAACATATCCACGAACGGCACCTTGGCCACCACCGCACCGAACAGATCCGGCCGCAGGTTGACTACCGCACCCATCAGAAGTCCACCGGCGCTGCCACCCAGGATGCCCAGCTTCTTCGGCTGCGTATACCGGCGCGCAATCAGCATCTGAGCCGCCGCAATGAAGTCGGTGAACGTGCGCTGCTTATTCAGCATCCGCCCGGCCTCGTGCCACGGTTTGCCCAGATCTCCGCCGCCTCGAATGTGCGCGATCGCGTAAACGAACCCACGATCCAGTAGCGAGATCCGTTCCACGCTGAACGTAGGATCCGAGGAGATCCCATAGGCGCCATATCCATAGAGAAGGCAGGGATTCGATCCGTCTTTCACCAGACCCTTGCGCGAAACCACCGAAATCGGGATCAGCGTCCCGTCGCTGGCCTTCCCCATGATCCGCTCGCTGACGTAGTTCTCTTGTTTGAATCCACCCAGTACTGCCTGCTGCTTCACCAGCGTCCGCTGGCGGCTGTTCATGTCGTAGTCGAAGACCGAAGGCGGTGTCACCAGGCTGGTGTAGCTGAACCGCAGCACCGTGGTGTTGTACTCAAACCCTCCGCCGCCCGCCAGGGTGTAGTCCGGTTCCGGCATCGAAACGAGGTGCTCCTGGCCGTCGGAGAATCGCCGCACCAGCAGCCGCAACAGGCCCTGTGCCCGCTCCGTCACCACCAGGTGATCCGCGTACGTGTCCACATCTTCCAGCGTTACGTCGGGCCGCGCCGCGATGATCTCCTTCCGCGTCTGGGGCTGTGCAATGGGTGCCTCCATCAGGCGGAACGTCTTGGCACCCTCACTGGTGCGCACGTACCAGTTCTGCCCGTGGTCCGTAACCTGATACTCGACATCCTGGATGCGCTCATACAGCCGCGTGAACTGCCCCGCTGGCTGGTCTGCCCGCAGGTACCAGACCTCCGAGGTCGTCTGGCTGTCACAGTCGATTAGCAGGTATTGCCGGCTCCGCGTTTTGTTGATCGTGACTTCAAACCGTTCATCTGGCTCGTGGAACACTTCTGCGTCCGCGGCTGCCGAACCCAACGTATGCCGAAAGACCTTGAAGGGGCGCTTTGACTCGTTCAGCACGTTGTAAAACAAGGTCTTGTTGTCGGCGCCCCACTCCACGCTGTAGTAGGCGTTCCGGATCTGGTCGGGCAACAGCTTTCCAGTCGTCAGGTCCTTCACCTGCACCGTGAACGTCTCGTCTCCCGCGGTATCCGTGGCATAGGCCAGCAGTTTCTGGTCGGGACTCACCACAAACGCGCCCACCTGGAAGTACTTCTGGCCGGCCCCCAGGACGTTGCCGTCCAACAGCACTTCCTCGGGGCCGCCGGCGCCTTTCCGTCGCAGATACACCGGATACTGCTTCCCCTTCTGTGTTCGTGTGAAGTAGAAGTACTCGCCCCGCTGCACCGGCGCCGACGTGTCGTCTTCCTGAATGCGCCCCACAATTTCCTTGTAGAGCTGATCCTGAAGCGCCTTCGTATCCGCCATTTGCGCTTCGGTGTACTTGTTCTCAGCGTTCAGATAGGAGAGGACGTCCGGATTTGACCGGTCGCGCAGCCAGAAATAGTTGTCCGTGCGATGGTCGCCATGCTTTTCCAGCACCTTCGGGACAGCCTTCAACGTCGGGGGCTGCAATTCCACGGTTTGGGCAATAGTTGACATAGGTGAAAAAAGGCTCATCCAGAGCGCGGCGGCGCCGCAGCGGGAGAGAATTCCCATAGTCTCCATGATCGCATTGCTCCCCATGGCCTGATGGCCGTAACCCAATGACCGGTTTCGGCTGGCTAGTCACCGCGTCGAGTTAAAATTCACTTAGATTGGAGTCATCCTCTTGCGTCGCGTCGAGAATTAGGATTGAATACAAGCAGGTCCTAATTACTGCTTTAACGAGTATGAGTGTCGGGCGCAAAGCCCGCATGCTCCTAGGACGAAGTCGGCATACACCCCTCCGAATGCCGACTTCATCAATAAGCGGCCCGGCGATCCTCCTCCTCTGCCGGGCCGTTTTTCTTTTTTAGGGCATGGCGTCCAACCCCACCTGATGTAGTAACTCCTTGAACCTCGGTTCATCCCGCAGCGGCCGGAGCCGCGGATCCACTTTGATCCAGATCACCTGGCTCTCCCTCACCTTGATAGCCTCGGCCAGCGTCTCCAGAGCCTTCTGTTTCTCGCCCATCATGGAGTAGGTCCGCGCCAAGTCCATATGGTCTTCGTGGCCTAGTCTCACCTCTGCCTCAATCGCAGGCAAACTCCGCTTCGCCGCTTCGACATCACCGGCGAAGTAGGCCTGCAAGCCGGTGAGCGGACGCTTCGGATCTCCTCCGTGCATCTCCATCGATTTCCGCATCGCTTCTTCCGCTTCCTTGTGCCGGCCGGCGAAACCCAGTGCCATGCCCAGGTCCCAGTACATGTCCGGATGGATGTTCTTTAGCTCCAATGTGCGCTTGTACTGGGTCACCGCATCTTCGTACCGTCCATCCACTTGCAGTGCATAGGCATACGAGAAGTTGATGAACGAAGCCAGAGGATCCAGTTCCAACGCCTTCCGGTACTCCACCCGGCACTCCTTCATTCGCCCCTCGGGCAGCAGCACCGCCGCCGCATACATTCCATGCGCCACTGCTGAACCGTCGTCGATCTCGATTGCGCGCCGCGCTTCCGCCTCGGCTTCCCGCCACTTCCAGTCGTGAAAGGCCAGCGTCAGCCCGAGCGCCGAATGCGCATCCGCCAACGTCGGATCCAGCGCAATCGCCCGCTCCGCCGTCCTCCGGGCGTTCGGCCAGGCCACGTCCGCCGGCAGTGAGTTGTAGTAACCGAGCATCGAATACGTCGACGACAACCCCGCCAGCGCCGGAGCGTAATCCGGATCCAGTTTCAGGCACTCCTCGAAGTATTCAATACTCTTCTGCAGGCCCTGCCGCGAGTACAGATTCGCCTGGTACTTCCCCTTTAGGAACGCGTTGTACGCTTCGATACTGGACGTGGTTCGCTTGCTTGCGTTTGTGGCCGCCGGACCCACCTGCACCCGCAGCGCGTTCGCAATCGACTGTGCGATCTCATCCTGGACCGCGAAGACGTCTTTCATCGGCCGGTCGTAAGTCTGTGACCATACCGACGACCCGTCTTTGGGATTCGCCAGCCGTGCCGTCACCCGGAGCCGTTCGCCCTGTCGCCGCACGCTGCCTTCCAAAACCATCGAAGCATTGACTCGCCCGGCCACCTCGTCCAGTCCGGCATCCCGGCCCTTGAACTGCGCCATCACGGTACGCGAGATCACCTTCAGGCCCTTGACCTGAGCCAAACGGTCCATGATCTCCTCGGTCAGGCCCTGGCTGAAGTACTCGTTTTCGGCCACGCCGCCCACATTCGCAAACGGCAACACCGCCACGGTGGCCAGCGGAGCCTCCCGCACCCGTCGCATGTACGAGGTCTGCCAATACCCCAACCCGATCCCAATCGCAGCGAGCCCGGCGAGAATCCCGAC is a window from the uncultured Paludibaculum sp. genome containing:
- the xylB gene encoding xylulokinase; translated protein: MYWLGIDIGTGGSRALLVDAQGKVKAGFTAPHEEMKMERPLWAEQCPEDWWSAAQKAVQGVLKEAGVSGAEVKAVGLSGQMHGLVLLDANNEVVRPALIWCDQRSQPQVDFIHQTVGKANVVAHTANPMLTGFTLPKLLWVRDNEPANFEKAKKMLLPKDYVRFKLTGEHATEVSDASGTGLLDVVTRRWSAPMMERLKLDSSLLPEVKESADVTGAISKAAAKATGLKEGTPVVGGAGDQAASGIGNGIVKSGVASCTIGTSGVVFAYLDRPQYDPTGRVHTFCHAVRGKWHVMGVTQGAGLSLQWFRNHFTTGMDYDALLAEAQQAPPLSHGLYWLPYLMGERTPHLDPIARGGWIGLTAKHGRGDMVRSIIEGVSYSLKDCLGVIEGMGVEVNAVRASGGGAKSLFWRQMLADIFRRGISTLENSEGSAYGAALLALASAGEYKSIEEVCEVAVKEKDCLIPSVHESAAYDRGYEVFSVLYPTLKPVYGLIHQLA
- a CDS encoding TonB-dependent receptor, translated to MLRHQKCMRLSLVCALFAAALSAQSFTAAVRGTVTDASGAAIPSARIVITESERNVTHSAIADDSGRFQLAALPPGLYNVSVEAKGFRKYVQTALTLAVQQQATLDIQLQVGDIATAVEVTASAALLNTTISNLGQVIENKYILSLPNIGRNAMGLTYMTPGVVGSGGRANSDANTNFVANGSRNSTSDVLLDGVTVVTVEQNSGITDLKFSPSVDAVQEFKMQTNFFSAEYGQTGGAVVNMVTKSGTNEYHGTGYYFLRHSDLNSNNWFSNRSGRDRPYYRRDQLGGVIGGPVVRNKTFFFASYEYTKSKSPTEQTASWPTLLQRDGNFSQTFNSSGQLMTIYNPFDTFTNAAGNIERRPFAGNIVPKAMMDPIALKALEYFPTPNQSGAPFTETNNWYEQGINLSTGQQTNLKGDHNFSDKSRLTGRYSYNRGVGTPVNLFGDGNPAFTFNDGPNKGTTHAMVVEFSRAQSPSFLWSARYGLTYSTYTRNPMMPNFDLTTLGFPKYMKDNSTLPVFPTIAPEGYQDIGTEGWVVMDRQEGVHHVSTSASKFIGGHSMKFGGEYRKNFLDYAQPGYPSGQYSFARGITCKDRFSCPGDQGNGFATMLTGWWTSNQFHIDPKAFTRSAYWGFYFQDDWKLTRKLTVNLGLRYDFDVPRWETTNRQSYWDLDAQSPVQVPGYNTRGVFRFNDDDKRSPFNSDMNNWQPRIGLAYALNNKTAIRAGYGLFYQLSRATVYGHTGAGFNVNSTSNSSLDSNATLYAKLNNPYPDGMLLPPGRSLGDATFIGLGAGTILGSNSRNPEYHSWNLSVQREVGWQSVFEVNYTGSRGTHLFLPVTTLSPLAPQYWSMGRNALTAAVTNPFYGQITDPRATNLKNPTIQLYRLLRPMPQFDGTSVGTAEPPRADSNYHALQLKWEKRYSKGLTMLAHYTWSKMIDDASYGSGNYGWLGGNSSLQNIWDLRGERSLSSHDISHRAVFTGAYEMPFGKGRKWGANMNRAWQLLAGGWNVSGLATLSTGMPLQVTQSGGNIWDGTQRPNLVGDPSTSGSAQSRTNGWFNTAAFTKPDIDVPGSAPRTLKYRGPGMSMFDAALLKSFQVTERQRFEFRLEAQNAFNHPVFSDPSGSFGSTSFGQITGTKVGNRNVQLGFKYYF
- a CDS encoding S9 family peptidase yields the protein MSTIAQTVELQPPTLKAVPKVLEKHGDHRTDNYFWLRDRSNPDVLSYLNAENKYTEAQMADTKALQDQLYKEIVGRIQEDDTSAPVQRGEYFYFTRTQKGKQYPVYLRRKGAGGPEEVLLDGNVLGAGQKYFQVGAFVVSPDQKLLAYATDTAGDETFTVQVKDLTTGKLLPDQIRNAYYSVEWGADNKTLFYNVLNESKRPFKVFRHTLGSAAADAEVFHEPDERFEVTINKTRSRQYLLIDCDSQTTSEVWYLRADQPAGQFTRLYERIQDVEYQVTDHGQNWYVRTSEGAKTFRLMEAPIAQPQTRKEIIAARPDVTLEDVDTYADHLVVTERAQGLLRLLVRRFSDGQEHLVSMPEPDYTLAGGGGFEYNTTVLRFSYTSLVTPPSVFDYDMNSRQRTLVKQQAVLGGFKQENYVSERIMGKASDGTLIPISVVSRKGLVKDGSNPCLLYGYGAYGISSDPTFSVERISLLDRGFVYAIAHIRGGGDLGKPWHEAGRMLNKQRTFTDFIAAAQMLIARRYTQPKKLGILGGSAGGLLMGAVVNLRPDLFGAVVAKVPFVDMLSTMMDASLPLTVGEYEEWGNPEDPKYYSYMRTYSPYDNVERQVYPNMLVTAGLNDPRVSYWEPAKWVAKLRTMKKGSNLLLLKTNMGAGHFGASGRYERFKDTAFDYAFLLKALGATGQSASK
- a CDS encoding ROK family protein, with protein sequence MGTTNRYSIGVDLGGTNLRASAIDSDGKQLGKISGKTNLREGRDAVIEDIVTAIRALRDEFGPERLAGIGVAVPGFIEIKKGLIVGSNNLPAFDGFPLRDDLSERLGKPVILENDANAAALGEKWLGAGQDVDDLVLLTLGTGIGGGIISGGRILHGFVGMAAELGHMTVIPGGNPCGCGNEGCLEKHASATAVASMGRLLHLGENPSSKDVYQIAMGEGEDARKARHVFELMGTALGIAIGNLVNIFNFPLYLLSGGPLPAWDLFAPAIFREVEKRSFTYRNTKTRIERATLGGEAGLYGAACLPFQCSGELKQVEI